The proteins below are encoded in one region of Microvirga ossetica:
- a CDS encoding DUF6894 family protein has translation MARYYFDILDGAQFVRDDEGSEFDSPDAAVQAAVRAATEIGQGRLARGETSNVVIEVRDERSQRVCTIRASMEIDWHVSRPQGPHPWSA, from the coding sequence GTGGCCCGCTACTATTTTGACATCTTGGATGGCGCACAGTTCGTGCGCGACGATGAGGGCTCCGAGTTCGACAGCCCGGACGCTGCCGTGCAAGCAGCAGTCCGCGCGGCCACTGAGATCGGCCAAGGCCGGCTCGCAAGGGGCGAGACCAGCAATGTTGTCATTGAGGTGCGGGACGAGCGCAGCCAGCGGGTCTGCACCATCAGAGCTTCGATGGAAATCGACTGGCACGTCTCACGGCCTCAGGGACCGCATCCCTGGAGCGCCTAG